A portion of the Bacteroides faecium genome contains these proteins:
- a CDS encoding ParB N-terminal domain-containing protein, translating to MELSKYIKSESVELNRSAIHFANYNPRKLSDESRKTLKRGIKKFGLVGGIVVNKRTGLTVVSGHQRLSVMDELQKFPDNDYRIRVDVIDVDEKQEKELNILMNNPNAQGTWDFDALAQIVPDIDWKDAGLTDADLNMIGVDYLLQTEEENSLANALSDMMTPVIEQKEADKAAKQLERAEKVAHMKDVKQQVKENAQKQAEDMDAYVMLSFDTYEAKAAFCERFGYEPDMKFIKGEVFDGQVERID from the coding sequence ATGGAGCTTTCAAAGTATATCAAAAGTGAATCGGTAGAACTAAATCGTTCTGCCATTCACTTTGCAAATTATAATCCCCGAAAACTTTCCGATGAATCACGAAAGACATTAAAACGTGGTATCAAGAAATTCGGGTTAGTCGGTGGAATTGTCGTGAACAAGCGAACCGGGTTAACCGTAGTTAGTGGACACCAACGTTTGTCTGTCATGGATGAGTTGCAGAAGTTCCCCGATAACGACTACCGCATCCGAGTCGACGTAATTGATGTGGACGAAAAACAGGAGAAGGAATTAAATATTCTGATGAATAACCCAAACGCACAAGGTACTTGGGATTTTGATGCTCTTGCACAGATTGTTCCTGACATTGATTGGAAAGACGCGGGCTTGACCGATGCCGACCTAAACATGATTGGTGTTGATTACCTATTACAAACCGAAGAAGAAAACTCTTTGGCTAATGCTTTGTCAGATATGATGACACCCGTCATCGAACAGAAGGAAGCAGATAAAGCCGCCAAGCAATTAGAGCGTGCCGAAAAGGTAGCCCACATGAAAGATGTCAAACAACAGGTAAAGGAGAATGCACAGAAGCAAGCCGAGGATATGGATGCTTATGTGATGCTATCCTTTGATACCTATGAAGCAAAAGCTGCTTTCTGTGAACG
- a CDS encoding helix-turn-helix domain-containing protein, which produces MLRVQEICKQQGITMQDLAKRMGVTYQALYAAVSGNPTIGKLGEIAKALGVGITDLLNEDKEENAITCPHCGKKIKLEKGE; this is translated from the coding sequence ATGCTAAGAGTACAAGAAATCTGCAAACAGCAGGGTATTACCATGCAAGACCTTGCTAAAAGAATGGGAGTGACATATCAAGCCCTGTATGCCGCCGTGTCCGGCAACCCTACCATTGGGAAGTTAGGAGAAATAGCAAAGGCTTTAGGTGTAGGAATAACTGATTTGCTGAATGAAGACAAGGAAGAAAACGCTATCACTTGCCCACACTGCGGAAAGAAAATTAAATTAGAGAAAGGAGAATAA
- a CDS encoding ASCH domain-containing protein, whose product MNVLTLSIKQKYFDEILAGKKTHEYREIRPTNAKKYITYLCGGKEYKADEELPEEGEIELKPIKYDAIKLLTGEYKGKRPYMIIEVKSAEAVILTDDNGDDIVYEYQGEEYLAAQMDYTLGKVLEKHID is encoded by the coding sequence ATGAACGTATTAACGCTTTCGATTAAGCAAAAGTATTTCGATGAAATTTTAGCAGGTAAAAAAACTCATGAATACCGCGAAATTAGACCTACCAACGCAAAGAAGTATATAACTTATTTATGTGGTGGTAAAGAATATAAGGCTGACGAAGAACTTCCCGAAGAGGGTGAAATCGAATTGAAGCCTATCAAGTACGATGCTATTAAACTTCTTACAGGCGAATACAAGGGCAAACGCCCGTATATGATTATAGAGGTAAAGAGTGCAGAAGCAGTTATTCTCACAGACGATAATGGGGATGATATTGTTTATGAGTATCAAGGTGAAGAGTACCTCGCAGCCCAGATGGACTATACTTTAGGCAAGGTATTAGAGAAACATATAGATTGA
- a CDS encoding phosphoadenosine phosphosulfate reductase domain-containing protein → MNKVEQANRYIDLIRVKSNEALLFLSLGKDSLVLLDLIYPKFDRIVCVFMYFVKDLEHINRWIGWTKAKYPKIEFVQAPHWNLTYILRGGLYCVPNPKVKLLKLADIVQAMQLKYGAYYTFLGMKKADGMNRRLMLKGYEANGYENNGLCYPLADWTQMDILAYMRQHALPEPVRYSLKASSGVGFNLDCMLWLKENYPQDLQRIYRVFPMSERILFEYNNKNK, encoded by the coding sequence ATGAATAAGGTAGAGCAAGCGAACCGGTATATAGACCTCATTCGGGTAAAATCGAATGAGGCTTTACTGTTTTTATCCTTGGGTAAAGACTCGCTTGTCTTACTTGATTTAATCTATCCAAAGTTTGACCGGATTGTTTGTGTGTTCATGTACTTCGTTAAAGACCTGGAGCACATAAACAGGTGGATTGGCTGGACAAAAGCCAAATATCCAAAGATTGAGTTTGTACAAGCGCCTCACTGGAATCTTACTTACATTCTTCGTGGTGGGCTGTATTGTGTCCCTAATCCAAAAGTAAAGTTACTGAAACTTGCGGATATAGTACAAGCTATGCAGCTAAAGTATGGTGCTTATTACACATTCTTGGGAATGAAGAAAGCCGATGGCATGAATAGGCGTTTGATGCTGAAAGGATATGAAGCTAATGGATATGAGAATAACGGCTTATGTTATCCTTTGGCTGATTGGACGCAGATGGATATTCTTGCATACATGAGACAACACGCGTTGCCAGAACCGGTTAGATATTCTTTAAAAGCTAGTTCAGGAGTGGGTTTTAATCTTGATTGTATGCTTTGGTTAAAAGAGAACTATCCGCAGGATTTACAACGAATCTATCGGGTATTTCCAATGAGTGAAAGAATTTTATTTGAGTATAATAATAAAAACAAATAG
- a CDS encoding DUF3873 family protein, with product MNSINKNGCSVCAPGKENYCTYNTKLKGKKVRMYQYDYRTENGDLFACCAPSLEACREKRDIWLRSRQ from the coding sequence ATGAACTCAATAAACAAAAACGGCTGCAGTGTATGCGCCCCTGGTAAAGAAAACTACTGTACCTACAACACCAAGCTGAAAGGTAAGAAAGTGAGAATGTATCAGTATGACTATCGTACTGAAAATGGTGATTTGTTCGCCTGTTGTGCGCCAAGTTTAGAGGCATGCAGAGAAAAGCGTGATATTTGGCTAAGGTCACGACAATAG
- a CDS encoding phage integrase SAM-like domain-containing protein has protein sequence MNHFRSEKPLEGIYFTDFIRDVLEKRSRRKSEHYAAVYDAIIKHIDNFSLEFDCDIFTNSVTAEFLDDFIIYLEDQGLRHNTIVGYILKVQTLVRRASQYNYAVDVTYDEIDLKCEPTNAVFLSMNEITRIYYYKFEKQDKRKAKERIRDLFVIGCLTALRYSDYSTLTATNLQNGYIVKRTKKTNVNVKVPAHDYVKEIFEKYNGFVPCGLCIQYFNKYLKVIMKEIGLNDKITFSYTEGGELRTVTREKWELISSHTARRSAATNMYLTGRMKTLEIMRLTGHRTEQNFFRYIRLTGDDTARSISGDLFFKK, from the coding sequence ATTAACCACTTCCGGAGCGAGAAGCCCTTAGAAGGAATCTATTTCACTGACTTCATCCGGGATGTACTTGAAAAGCGAAGCAGACGCAAGTCTGAACACTATGCAGCCGTTTATGATGCGATAATAAAGCACATAGATAACTTCTCATTAGAGTTTGACTGTGATATATTCACCAATTCGGTGACGGCTGAGTTCCTAGACGATTTCATCATTTACCTGGAAGACCAAGGATTAAGACATAACACGATAGTAGGATATATCCTGAAAGTGCAAACACTTGTCCGTAGAGCATCGCAATACAATTATGCAGTAGATGTTACCTACGATGAGATTGATTTGAAATGCGAGCCTACAAATGCGGTTTTTCTCTCAATGAATGAAATCACTAGGATATACTACTACAAGTTTGAGAAACAGGACAAGAGAAAGGCGAAAGAGCGTATCCGTGACCTGTTTGTTATTGGTTGCCTGACTGCGCTAAGATATTCCGACTATTCCACATTGACGGCAACCAACCTGCAAAACGGATACATTGTAAAACGAACCAAGAAAACGAATGTTAATGTGAAAGTTCCGGCACATGACTATGTGAAAGAGATATTCGAGAAGTACAACGGATTTGTTCCTTGCGGCCTCTGTATTCAGTACTTCAACAAGTACCTGAAAGTGATAATGAAAGAAATCGGCCTAAATGATAAAATCACTTTTTCCTATACAGAAGGCGGCGAACTAAGAACTGTTACCCGTGAGAAATGGGAGCTAATCAGCAGTCACACAGCCCGAAGGAGTGCGGCGACAAATATGTATCTGACCGGGCGGATGAAAACACTGGAAATAATGAGGTTAACTGGGCATCGGACAGAGCAAAACTTCTTCCGGTATATCCGGTTGACTGGTGATGATACGGCAAGGTCAATTAGCGGTGATTTGTTTTTTAAAAAGTAA